The segment TGGTTTCGTTGGACTTGAGTTCGTGAACGATAGGTCTTCCAAAGGTGAGTGTACCTGTCTTGTCGAACACGACGGCCTTGATTCTGGCTAGCTTTTCAACGTAGACGCCTCCTTTGATGATGGCGCCTTTTCTGGCTGCTATGGTGACTGCTGTGAAAATCGTGGCGGGAACTGAGATGACAAAGGCGCTTGGGCAAGAAATCACGAGGAGTATTAGTGATCTGTAAACCCATTCGCTGGGTGTGCCGCCTCCAAAGGAGGAGCCGAGGACGGCTGTTAGTGCTGCCAGTAAAACTACGAGAGGGACATAGATTCGCGCGAATTTGTCTACAAGTTTCTCTATGGATGCTTTTCTCTTCCGTGACTCCATCACTAGCTCGACTATTCTTGAAACCAGGGTGTTTTCGGCTTTTTTGGTGACTGCAACTTTGAGAACGCCGTTCAGGTTTAGCGTGCCTGCATAAACGTTGTCGCCAGTCTTCTTTGAAATAGGAACTGATTCTCCGGTAACTAGTGACTGGTCGATCGATGACGTTCCTTCGGTGATTGTTCCGTCTAGGGCGATTCTTTCGCCTGGCCTTACAAGGATAATCATCCCGAGCTGGATTTCCTTAGTGCCAAGGCTGTTTTCTGTTCCGTTGACGAGAACGTTTGCTTTGTCAGGCATGAACTTGGAGAGAGTCTCAACGGTTTTTCTTGCTCTGTCAGCTATGTAGTCCTCGAAGTACTCTGCCAGGGAGTAGAGGAACAGGACCATTGCTCCTTCGTATAGGAAATCAAGGTATGCTGCGCCTAGGGCTGCTACTGCCATGAGGAACTCGATTGAAAATCTTCGTTCGAGGACGAGTTCTTTGAGGCCTTTGAAGCCGATGTATGCGCCTGCGGCGATGACTGAGGTGTGAAGCATTATGATGGAGACGGATGCTGGCTCGTTGAGGATTGGTATGATGAAGTTGAGTGGAATGCCTTGGAAGAAAAGGTCTAGGAACCCTGCAATGACTATGGTGATTCCTAAGGCTACGGCTATCTTGAGCCAAACGCCTCTTCCCTCTTCCTCTTCGAAGCTTTCGCTTTCGTCTTTGCTGTGGTCAGACATTTTGTTCATTTTTATAGAAGCCTAGAATCGTATATTAAAATAGTGCTAAATTTCACCGTGGAAATATTAATAAGATATTAGTCTCAAATAAGAAAGTTAATGGTGGTTTCGATGACGGTTGTGAGTATAACACTCCCGAGCGAGCTTCTTGGGAAATTCGACGAGTTCATGGGGAACAGGGGATACTACAGCAGATCAGAAGCTT is part of the Candidatus Bathyarchaeota archaeon genome and harbors:
- a CDS encoding cation-translocating P-type ATPase, translating into MNKMSDHSKDESESFEEEEGRGVWLKIAVALGITIVIAGFLDLFFQGIPLNFIIPILNEPASVSIIMLHTSVIAAGAYIGFKGLKELVLERRFSIEFLMAVAALGAAYLDFLYEGAMVLFLYSLAEYFEDYIADRARKTVETLSKFMPDKANVLVNGTENSLGTKEIQLGMIILVRPGERIALDGTITEGTSSIDQSLVTGESVPISKKTGDNVYAGTLNLNGVLKVAVTKKAENTLVSRIVELVMESRKRKASIEKLVDKFARIYVPLVVLLAALTAVLGSSFGGGTPSEWVYRSLILLVISCPSAFVISVPATIFTAVTIAARKGAIIKGGVYVEKLARIKAVVFDKTGTLTFGRPIVHELKSNETIDSKVLTYAAALEQFSDHPIAKAIVSKAKEQKLSFDKLEVNDIEEISGRGIIGRVNGSEVIIGNIDLVRDYGCSCGKIVEFYENETHTGICIAIEKVGEASVCLMDTVRNDAMSTINQLKKDEIHTVMLTGDKREIAEDAAKELGIDKVHAELLPEDKLRLLNEIRAEKGSVAMVGDGVNDAPALAASDVGIAMGGSGVDVALESADVVLVKDELVQIPYLLRLSGKTMRIAKENIAASLAIKIALGTLGLMGLIPLWFTVAAGDDGVTMLVLLNTLRLSRMKL